The proteins below are encoded in one region of Pseudomonas putida S13.1.2:
- the paaH gene encoding 3-hydroxyacyl-CoA dehydrogenase PaaH gives MAALASNVQVAVIGAGAMGAGIAQVAAQAGHPVKLYDNRPGAAAQAVAGIERQLARLVEKGKLLTAEREMISLRLCPVDTLEALADAGLVIEAIVENLQVKQALFSQLEALCTADCIIASNTSSLSITSLAAGLVRPQQVVGMHFFNPAPLMALVEVVSGLATEPAVAACIYDTAQAWGKQPVHTRSTPGFIVNRVARPFYAESLRLLQEGAADCASLDALLRDAGGFRMGAFELSDLIGHDVNYAVTCSVFDAFYGDFRFQPSLVQKELVDAGRLGRKSGQGFYSYAEGAQRPGPAELHSPASAEACVIEGHLGVLQPLAERLRRNGIAVTQRAGSGVIQVGDATLALSDGRLASQRAREDGLRNLVLLDLALDYSTASRIAISWSADTTETARDQAVALLQRAGLKVTAVADLPGLVVLRTVAMLANEAADAVLQGVGSAADIDLAMRAGVNYPCGPLAWATNIGITHTLRVLDNLQRSYGESRYRPSLLLRRCEAKGGTLHD, from the coding sequence ATGGCCGCACTCGCAAGCAACGTGCAAGTAGCGGTGATCGGTGCCGGCGCCATGGGGGCCGGCATCGCCCAGGTCGCGGCGCAGGCCGGTCACCCGGTGAAGCTCTACGACAACCGCCCGGGGGCTGCCGCCCAGGCAGTGGCCGGTATTGAACGGCAACTCGCCCGGCTCGTGGAAAAAGGCAAGCTGCTGACCGCAGAGCGCGAAATGATCAGCCTTCGGCTATGCCCGGTCGACACGCTCGAAGCATTGGCTGATGCCGGCCTGGTGATCGAGGCTATCGTCGAGAACCTGCAGGTCAAGCAGGCGCTGTTCAGTCAGCTCGAAGCCCTGTGCACGGCTGATTGCATCATCGCCAGCAACACTTCGTCGCTGTCCATCACCAGCCTTGCTGCCGGCCTTGTACGCCCGCAGCAAGTGGTGGGCATGCACTTCTTCAACCCGGCACCGCTGATGGCGCTGGTCGAGGTGGTGTCGGGCCTGGCAACCGAACCGGCCGTGGCCGCGTGTATCTACGATACCGCCCAGGCCTGGGGCAAACAGCCGGTGCACACGCGTTCGACACCGGGCTTTATTGTCAACCGTGTGGCGCGGCCTTTTTACGCCGAAAGCTTGCGCCTGCTGCAGGAGGGAGCCGCCGATTGCGCCAGCCTCGATGCGCTGCTCCGTGATGCGGGTGGCTTCCGCATGGGGGCGTTCGAGCTTTCCGACCTGATCGGCCACGACGTCAACTACGCCGTTACCTGCTCGGTGTTCGACGCATTCTATGGGGATTTCCGCTTCCAGCCTTCACTGGTGCAAAAAGAGCTGGTGGATGCCGGCCGCCTCGGCCGCAAGAGTGGCCAAGGCTTCTATAGCTACGCCGAAGGCGCGCAGCGCCCTGGGCCGGCCGAACTGCACAGCCCCGCCAGCGCCGAAGCCTGTGTTATCGAGGGGCATCTGGGTGTGCTGCAGCCACTGGCCGAACGCCTGCGCCGTAATGGGATTGCCGTCACTCAGCGCGCCGGCAGCGGCGTGATCCAGGTCGGTGATGCCACCCTGGCACTGTCCGATGGCCGCCTCGCCAGCCAGCGCGCCCGTGAAGATGGCCTGCGCAACCTGGTGCTGCTCGATCTTGCGCTGGACTACAGCACCGCCTCGCGTATTGCCATCAGCTGGTCGGCCGATACCACCGAAACCGCTCGCGACCAGGCGGTGGCCCTGCTGCAGCGGGCTGGCCTCAAGGTGACTGCGGTCGCCGACCTGCCCGGCCTGGTAGTGCTGCGCACCGTGGCAATGCTCGCCAACGAGGCCGCCGATGCCGTGTTGCAGGGCGTCGGCAGCGCCGCTGACATCGACCTGGCCATGCGCGCCGGTGTCAATTACCCCTGTGGCCCGCTGGCCTGGGCTACGAACATCGGCATTACCCACACATTGCGCGTGCTCGACAACCTGCAGCGCAGCTACGGCGAGAGCCGCTACCGCCCTTCTCTGCTGTTACGTCGTTGTGAGGCCAAAGGAGGCACCCTGCATGACTGA
- the pcaF gene encoding 3-oxoadipyl-CoA thiolase translates to MTEPTLADALIIDAVRTPIGRYAGALSGVRADDLAAIPLKALIQRHPELDWKAVDDVILGCANQAGEDNRNVAHMASLLAGLPLEVPGTTINRLCGSGLDAIGNAARALRCGEAGLMLAGGVESMSRAPFVMGKSEQAFGRAADLFDTTIGWRFVNPLMKAAYGTDSMPETAENVAEQFAISRADQDAFALRSQHKAATAQARGRLAQEIVPVEIPQRKGPPKVVEHDEHPRGDTTLEQLARLGTPFREGGSVTAGNASGVNDGACALLLASSAAARRHGLKARGRIVGMAVAGVEPRLMGIGPVPATRKVLELTGLSLADLDVIELNEAFAAQGLAVLRELGLADDDPRVNRNGGAIALGHPLGMSGARLVTTALHELEETAGRYALCTMCIGVGQGIAMVIERL, encoded by the coding sequence ATGACTGAACCTACCCTCGCCGACGCCCTGATCATCGACGCCGTGCGCACCCCCATTGGCCGCTATGCCGGGGCGTTGAGCGGCGTACGTGCCGACGACCTCGCCGCCATCCCGCTGAAGGCCTTGATCCAGCGCCACCCCGAGCTTGACTGGAAAGCGGTCGACGACGTGATCCTCGGCTGTGCCAACCAGGCCGGGGAAGACAACCGCAACGTGGCCCACATGGCCAGCCTGCTGGCCGGGCTGCCACTCGAAGTCCCGGGGACCACGATCAACCGCCTGTGCGGTTCCGGCCTGGACGCCATCGGCAACGCGGCCCGCGCCCTGCGCTGCGGTGAAGCCGGGCTAATGCTGGCTGGCGGCGTGGAGTCGATGTCGCGAGCACCCTTCGTGATGGGTAAGTCGGAGCAGGCGTTTGGCCGCGCAGCCGACTTGTTCGATACCACCATCGGTTGGCGCTTTGTCAATCCGCTGATGAAGGCTGCCTACGGCACCGATTCGATGCCGGAAACGGCTGAAAACGTCGCGGAACAGTTTGCCATCTCTCGCGCCGACCAGGATGCCTTCGCGCTGCGCAGCCAGCACAAGGCGGCCACTGCCCAGGCCCGGGGCCGCCTGGCGCAAGAAATCGTGCCGGTCGAGATCCCGCAACGCAAAGGCCCGCCCAAAGTGGTCGAGCACGATGAACATCCGCGCGGTGACACGACGCTGGAACAGCTGGCCCGCCTCGGCACGCCATTCCGTGAGGGCGGTAGCGTCACCGCCGGCAATGCCTCCGGTGTCAACGACGGCGCCTGCGCCTTGCTGCTGGCCAGCAGCGCTGCTGCCCGCCGCCATGGTTTGAAAGCCCGCGGCCGTATCGTCGGCATGGCGGTGGCCGGGGTCGAGCCGCGGCTGATGGGCATCGGCCCGGTGCCGGCAACCCGCAAGGTGCTTGAACTGACGGGTTTGTCGCTGGCCGACCTGGACGTCATCGAGCTCAACGAAGCCTTCGCCGCCCAGGGCTTGGCAGTGTTGCGCGAACTGGGCCTGGCCGACGACGACCCCCGCGTCAACCGCAACGGCGGAGCCATCGCCCTCGGCCATCCGCTGGGCATGAGCGGTGCACGCCTGGTGACCACCGCGCTGCACGAACTGGAAGAAACCGCCGGCCGCTATGCCCTGTGCACCATGTGCATTGGCGTTGGCCAGGGTATCGCCATGGTCATCGAGCGCCTCTGA
- the paaI gene encoding hydroxyphenylacetyl-CoA thioesterase PaaI — MTELELAQACADAMYARDPATQGLGISLLDAGPGRASLRMPVRADMIQGHGTCHGGFLFALADSAFAFACNSYDQATVALGCSIDYLAPALRDDVLTADASEVSRKGRTGLYDVRIHNQRGELVAMFHGKSYKVRGTVLAQETQDD, encoded by the coding sequence ATGACTGAACTCGAACTGGCACAAGCCTGTGCCGATGCCATGTATGCCCGCGACCCGGCCACTCAGGGCCTGGGCATCAGCCTGTTGGATGCCGGCCCGGGCCGGGCAAGCCTGCGCATGCCGGTGCGCGCCGACATGATCCAGGGCCATGGCACCTGCCATGGCGGCTTCCTGTTCGCCCTGGCCGATTCGGCTTTTGCCTTCGCTTGTAATAGCTACGACCAGGCCACCGTGGCACTGGGCTGCAGCATCGACTACCTGGCCCCGGCGCTGCGCGATGACGTGCTCACCGCCGACGCCAGCGAGGTCAGCCGCAAAGGCCGCACCGGCCTGTACGACGTGCGCATCCACAACCAGCGCGGTGAGCTGGTGGCGATGTTCCATGGCAAATCCTACAAAGTGCGCGGCACCGTGCTGGCGCAGGAGACGCAAGATGACTGA